The genome window TATCGGCAAGAAGTCGTCAGCGTCAATCTCGTACCGTAGGACGACAATTCCGTCCTGCGGTCTTGTTACTGGCAATCACTGCCTTATTATTAGGGGGAATTGGTTCCCGTTTAGCTTATTTACAACTGGTCCAAGGAGAACGGAATCGCCAACTTGCGGAAAATAACCGGATTCGCCTTTTACCCAAGCCGCCAGTTCGAGGGAATATTTTAGATCGGAACGGAAAAATTTTGGCGGATAGTCGTCTCTCCTACTCAGTTTTTATTTGGCCCCTTGCCAAGGCAGAACCGAACTGGGACGACACGGTCAAGCGGTTGGCAGAAATTTTAGAACTATCAGCCCCAGAAATTAACCGTCGGGTGGAACAAGTGCCAGAGAATTCCCCTTCTTTGGTTCGCATTGCCAGAGGGTTAACCCCAGAACAAGTAACGGCAATTGAGGAGTATAACTACAAGCTAATTGGGGTCGAACTCGATATTGAACCGGTACGTGACTACCCCAATGGCGAAGTGGCAGCCCATATTTTAGGGTATACCGGCGAGATTACTGGAGAAGAATTAGCGCAAGATGAAACGGGGGAATATCGCCTGGGGGACGTTATTGGGCGTATGGGTGCAGAAGCCGCCTTTGAAAAGCAGTTGCGAGGCGAATGGGGGGGTCAGCAAGTGGAAGTTAATGGGGCTGGGCGTATCCTTCGCATTTTAGGGGAAAAAAGGGCAAAATCTGGCGGGAATGTGACGCTCACTCTCGATTTAGAATTACAAAAAGCAGCAGAAGCAGCGCTTGGGGATAGAATTGGCGCGATCGTGGCGTTAGATCCCAATACGGGTGGTGTTTTGGCGATGGCAAGCCGTCCTACCTTTAACCCCAATATTTTCTCTAGTCGCATTACACCGGAAACTTGGCAAAAATTGCAAGCCAAAGATAATCCCTTTGTCAATCGCGCGTTACGCGGGTTTCCGCCGGCGTCTACTTTCAAAATTGTTACCGCAACCGCAGGGATGGAATCCGGAAAATATCCACCGAACACCGTTTTAAATACCTATGCCTACTTAAACGTAGCTGGCGTTCGCTTTGGAGAATGGAATCGAGCCGGCTTTGGTCCAATGGGTTATGTGCAAGCCATGGCTTGGAGTAGTAATACCTTTTTTGGACAAATCGGTCGCGGTGTTGGGGGAGAAGTTTTAATTGATTGGGCGAGACGCTATGGGTTTGGCACAGAAACGACGCTAGAACTCCCAGCAGAAACCTCAGGCTTGATTGCAGATGCCGCCTGGAAACAAGAACGATTTGATTGGGGGTGGTCAGCGGGAGATACGGTGAATATGTCCATTGGACAAGGCTTTACCCTCGCAACGCCTCTACAAGTGGCGGTAATGTTTGCTGTTCCTGCGAATGGGGGCTATCAGGTCAAGCCTCACCTCCTGAAAACAGAAGGAAATAATGAGCAATGGCAAGTTTCCATGAATCTCGAACCTAGTACTGTTAAAATCTTACGTCAAGGTTTAAGAGCCGTGGTCGCCAGTGGAACTGGAACTGCCCTGAGAGTTCCTAATTTACCTCCTGCTGCAGGTAAAAGTGGCACAGCAGAAGCTCCTCCCGGTAAATCTCATGCTTGGTTTGGTGCGTTTGCCCCTCATGATAATCCTGAAATTGTCGTCGTTGCGTTTGCGGAACATTCCGGTGGCGGTGGTGGTTCGGTTGCTGCACCGATGGTGCGACAAGTGCTGGAAACGTATTTTAACCGGGATTAGAAAGAGAAAAAACCGTTCGTATAGATTATTATAACTTCCTTACTACTTTGGATAGATTTTGTCAAAGGTTACGCAAGGAAAAGTTGCAAAATGTAAAAAAATTGTTACATTGTAAACAACAGCTATTTAAGAGGCATTAGAATTATGGTTTCTGGATTATTTCCTCAACCCGCTTCATTTAAAGAGAAATCTCGCGTTTATGATCTCAAAAGTCGTCTCGATTGGGGCGAACCTGCTTTAACAATTATTGATGTACGTGACCGTGCTTCATTTAACGAAGCTCATATCATGGGTGCAATTTCTTTCCCCAGTGAAGAGTTAGTGGCTCGTACGGAAGCCAGTTTAGAGCGCGATCGCGACATCTACATCTATTCTGACACTGACGAAGAAACAGCAGATGCTGCAGCAGTGCTCAGAGAAGCCGGTTTTGAACGTGTTGCTGAATTAACCGGTGGTTTGGGCGCGTGGAAAGCAGCAGAATATCCTGTAGAAGCTACTTCCACCGCTGCCTAAGTTTTCTGATATCACCTATTCATCTCTCTCTCTAGACTAGAATAACACTGTTTCCCGCCTGACCAGGTGGGTTTTTTTGTGGTTATTACTGAGAGCAGTGTAGCACGGTGACATTATACAATTGACGTTACAAATAAAATCATTGTTACTTCTGTTGTTTGTCCGACAGAAACGAACCAATTATCAATGGACGTTGTTTCTAATTTTATTGTCAGTAGTTTTGTTTTTGTATTGGGAGCTGCAATTGGTAGTTTCTTAAATGTCGTTATTTATCGCATTCCTGCCCATTTATCATTACTATATCCGCCATCACGTTGTCCGGTTTGTAAACATAAATTAGGTAAAACGGAAAATGTTCCGATTGTGGGTTGGCTCTGGTTACGTGGCAAATGTCGCCACTGTCAAACGTCAATTTCTGCTCGTTATCCCATTATTGAAACGGTCACTGCTCTGTTGTTTGTTATCGTTTATCTTCAGTTTGGATTTAGCCTTGCTACGCTGGCCTACTGGGTACTTTTAAGTTGGCTTTTAGCCTTATCCCTGATTGATTTTGATACAATGACCTTGCCGAATCCGCTGACTCAATCGGGACTCCTGGTTGGCTTAGGCTATCAAGCCGTAAGCGGTTGGAAGGGCGAGAGTTTAAACACTACCGTTTCGGAACAGTTGATGCTGGGAATTGTGGGTGCGGTCTTAGGAATTTGGCTGTTTGATATTATCACTTTTGTTGCTTCCGGCATTCTGGGAGAAACAGCAATGGGGGGAGGAGATGCGAAACTCGCGGCAATGATGGGGGCTTGGCTAGGTTGGAAACTGTTGTTAGTGA of Cyanobacteria bacterium GSL.Bin1 contains these proteins:
- the mrdA gene encoding penicillin-binding protein 2, with product MASPLPSPPSRKYRKRGKGKGNLSARSRQRQSRTVGRQFRPAVLLLAITALLLGGIGSRLAYLQLVQGERNRQLAENNRIRLLPKPPVRGNILDRNGKILADSRLSYSVFIWPLAKAEPNWDDTVKRLAEILELSAPEINRRVEQVPENSPSLVRIARGLTPEQVTAIEEYNYKLIGVELDIEPVRDYPNGEVAAHILGYTGEITGEELAQDETGEYRLGDVIGRMGAEAAFEKQLRGEWGGQQVEVNGAGRILRILGEKRAKSGGNVTLTLDLELQKAAEAALGDRIGAIVALDPNTGGVLAMASRPTFNPNIFSSRITPETWQKLQAKDNPFVNRALRGFPPASTFKIVTATAGMESGKYPPNTVLNTYAYLNVAGVRFGEWNRAGFGPMGYVQAMAWSSNTFFGQIGRGVGGEVLIDWARRYGFGTETTLELPAETSGLIADAAWKQERFDWGWSAGDTVNMSIGQGFTLATPLQVAVMFAVPANGGYQVKPHLLKTEGNNEQWQVSMNLEPSTVKILRQGLRAVVASGTGTALRVPNLPPAAGKSGTAEAPPGKSHAWFGAFAPHDNPEIVVVAFAEHSGGGGGSVAAPMVRQVLETYFNRD
- a CDS encoding rhodanese-like domain-containing protein, translating into MVSGLFPQPASFKEKSRVYDLKSRLDWGEPALTIIDVRDRASFNEAHIMGAISFPSEELVARTEASLERDRDIYIYSDTDEETADAAAVLREAGFERVAELTGGLGAWKAAEYPVEATSTAA
- a CDS encoding prepilin peptidase, coding for MDVVSNFIVSSFVFVLGAAIGSFLNVVIYRIPAHLSLLYPPSRCPVCKHKLGKTENVPIVGWLWLRGKCRHCQTSISARYPIIETVTALLFVIVYLQFGFSLATLAYWVLLSWLLALSLIDFDTMTLPNPLTQSGLLVGLGYQAVSGWKGESLNTTVSEQLMLGIVGAVLGIWLFDIITFVASGILGETAMGGGDAKLAAMMGAWLGWKLLLVSCFLACVVGAVVGGSAIALGILSRRQPMPFGPFLALGGAIAIFYGERLIATYVTVFFPTF